A region of Beijerinckia sp. 28-YEA-48 DNA encodes the following proteins:
- the kdpB gene encoding potassium-transporting ATPase subunit KdpB, whose translation MSKHAPAEIGLFAPEIIWPAILNSFRKLDPRSLVRNPVIFSTALVSLIASILTIRDGFNGGATFWVGLQVSVWLWFTVLFANFAEAVAEGRGKARADAFRATRSNARAKVLINPPNRELYEFQDADLLEPDTVILVSAGETVPTDGEVIEGIASVDESAITGESAPVIRESGGDRSSVTGGTRLISDWLVVRVTTKPGETFLDRMIALVEGAKRQKTPNEIALDILLAGLTLVFLFVVATLPFFASWTGTQIPIVYLIALFVTLIPTTIGGLLSAIGIAGMDRLVKANVIAKSGRAVEAAGDIDVLLLDKTGTITFGNRMADAFDPVPGVEERDLASAAYLSSLADDTPEGKSIVDLAARKFGLNASGADANFIPFTAQTRMSGVDLADGTIIRKGAVDAILTLTGNKADAALDGIVRRIASTGGTPLVVAKNGRLLGVIHLKDVVKPNIRERFAELRRMGIRTVMITGDNALTAAAIAAEAGVDDFLAEATPEKKLELIRREQAEGRLVAMCGDGSNDAPALAQADVGVAMNSGTPAAKEAGNLIDLDSDPTKLIEIVLVGKQLLISRGALTTFSIANDVAKYFAILPALFVTAYPGLSVLDIMRLGTPSSAILSAIIFNALVIVALIPIALKGVSYKPASASSLLTRNLVIYGIGGLIVPFIGIKLIDLLVDFLHLA comes from the coding sequence ATGTCCAAACATGCTCCGGCCGAGATTGGGCTCTTTGCTCCAGAAATCATCTGGCCCGCCATTCTGAACAGCTTCAGAAAGCTGGATCCGCGCAGTCTCGTGCGCAATCCCGTGATCTTTTCCACGGCGCTCGTCTCCCTCATCGCGAGCATTCTCACGATCCGCGATGGCTTCAACGGCGGCGCGACTTTCTGGGTCGGCTTGCAGGTGTCCGTCTGGCTTTGGTTCACGGTTCTCTTCGCAAATTTCGCCGAAGCGGTGGCGGAGGGACGCGGCAAGGCGCGGGCGGATGCCTTTCGCGCCACCCGCTCCAATGCACGCGCCAAGGTTCTCATTAACCCGCCCAATCGTGAACTCTATGAGTTTCAGGATGCAGATCTGTTGGAGCCGGACACGGTCATCCTTGTCTCGGCTGGCGAGACCGTGCCGACCGACGGCGAGGTGATCGAGGGTATTGCCTCTGTGGACGAGAGCGCCATCACCGGCGAGAGCGCGCCCGTCATCCGTGAATCCGGCGGCGATCGTTCGTCGGTCACCGGGGGCACGCGGTTGATTTCCGATTGGCTGGTGGTGCGTGTCACCACCAAGCCCGGTGAAACCTTCCTTGATCGCATGATCGCGCTTGTCGAAGGGGCGAAACGACAGAAGACACCCAACGAGATCGCGCTGGATATTCTGCTCGCGGGCCTCACGCTGGTTTTCCTGTTTGTCGTCGCCACGCTGCCCTTCTTTGCCTCCTGGACGGGGACGCAGATCCCGATCGTCTATCTGATCGCTCTGTTCGTCACCCTGATCCCGACGACCATCGGCGGCTTGCTATCGGCCATCGGCATCGCCGGCATGGACCGCCTGGTGAAAGCCAATGTGATCGCCAAATCAGGCCGCGCGGTTGAAGCTGCCGGCGATATCGATGTGCTGCTGCTCGACAAGACCGGCACCATCACCTTCGGCAACCGCATGGCCGATGCGTTCGACCCGGTGCCGGGTGTCGAGGAACGCGACCTGGCGAGCGCGGCTTATCTGTCTTCGCTCGCCGACGACACGCCGGAAGGGAAGTCGATCGTCGATCTGGCTGCGCGTAAGTTCGGCTTGAATGCTTCAGGCGCGGATGCCAACTTTATCCCCTTCACGGCGCAAACCCGTATGTCGGGCGTCGATCTTGCCGATGGTACGATCATTCGTAAGGGCGCCGTCGATGCAATCTTGACGCTGACTGGCAACAAGGCCGATGCGGCGCTTGACGGCATCGTGCGGCGCATCGCCAGCACCGGCGGCACACCGCTTGTCGTTGCCAAAAATGGCCGCCTGCTCGGCGTCATCCATCTGAAGGACGTGGTGAAGCCGAATATCCGCGAGCGTTTCGCCGAGCTGCGCCGCATGGGCATCCGCACGGTGATGATCACCGGCGACAATGCCCTTACTGCGGCGGCCATCGCCGCCGAGGCGGGCGTCGACGATTTCTTGGCCGAGGCAACGCCGGAGAAAAAGCTCGAGCTCATCCGCCGTGAACAGGCCGAAGGACGGTTGGTCGCCATGTGCGGTGACGGCTCCAACGACGCGCCGGCTCTGGCCCAAGCCGATGTCGGCGTGGCGATGAATTCCGGTACGCCGGCCGCCAAGGAGGCTGGCAATCTGATCGACCTCGATTCCGACCCGACCAAATTGATCGAAATCGTGCTCGTCGGCAAACAGCTGCTGATTTCGCGCGGTGCGTTGACGACCTTCTCGATCGCCAATGACGTGGCCAAATACTTCGCCATCTTGCCGGCTTTGTTCGTAACGGCCTATCCGGGTCTCTCGGTGCTCGACATCATGCGCCTGGGCACACCGTCAAGCGCCATCCTGTCGGCGATCATTTTCAACGCGCTGGTTATCGTCGCGCTGATTCCGATTGCTCTGAAAGGGGTTTCCTACAAGCCGGCCTCGGCATCGTCGCTGCTGACGCGCAACCTGGTGATCTACGGCATCGGCGGCCTCATCGTACCCTTCATCGGCATCAAACTGATCGACCTCCTGGTCGACTTCCTGCATCTGGCCTGA
- a CDS encoding mandelate racemase/muconate lactonizing enzyme family protein has protein sequence MRIAKATVSLHHLPMILPLVEKPAGDGLRVICEIETTDGHRGFGMSGRWMAHGVAAALKNDLLPVIKDMDIRDIEAIHGRLWPEITPRGIRAGAGMTALSCLDMAIWDAVGRASGRTVAQMFGGARKKVPVYVTFGFGVYSEDQLVQLARELADQGFSCLKVLVGVAKGGVAEDARRVKIVRDAVGDRVSIALDANESLSFDQAVRLCKMLDDTDIAFFEDPIRGNDARQLADLRRMGRIPVAIGQFDGYASRFREWIEAGAIDIVMANSMYNGGFTETRRVAALSQIYNLPLSDAGGGGLFSLHHVAGFRNGTMLEMHLGNARLERALFTNAPEPENGFLAVPTDPGIGLNLNRDLMRDSLIKEV, from the coding sequence ATGCGGATCGCCAAGGCCACCGTCAGCTTGCATCATCTGCCGATGATTTTGCCGCTCGTCGAGAAGCCGGCGGGCGATGGCCTGCGGGTGATCTGCGAGATCGAGACCACCGATGGTCATCGTGGCTTTGGCATGAGCGGGCGCTGGATGGCCCATGGCGTCGCCGCGGCGCTCAAGAACGACCTGCTGCCGGTCATCAAGGATATGGACATCCGCGATATCGAGGCGATCCATGGCCGGCTGTGGCCGGAGATCACGCCGCGCGGCATTCGCGCCGGCGCTGGCATGACCGCCCTCTCCTGCCTCGACATGGCCATCTGGGACGCGGTGGGCCGGGCCAGTGGCCGTACCGTGGCGCAGATGTTCGGCGGGGCGCGCAAGAAAGTGCCGGTCTATGTCACCTTCGGCTTCGGCGTTTATAGCGAGGACCAGCTGGTTCAGCTGGCACGTGAACTCGCCGATCAGGGTTTTAGCTGCCTGAAGGTTCTCGTCGGTGTCGCCAAAGGCGGCGTTGCCGAGGATGCACGGCGGGTGAAGATCGTCCGCGATGCGGTGGGCGATCGTGTTTCCATCGCGCTCGACGCCAACGAAAGCCTGTCCTTCGATCAGGCGGTGCGCCTGTGCAAAATGCTCGACGACACCGATATCGCGTTCTTCGAGGATCCGATCCGCGGCAACGACGCGCGCCAGCTCGCCGATCTGCGCCGCATGGGCCGCATTCCCGTGGCCATCGGCCAGTTCGACGGCTATGCTAGCCGCTTCCGCGAGTGGATCGAGGCGGGTGCGATCGACATTGTCATGGCCAACAGCATGTATAACGGCGGCTTCACCGAGACGCGCCGCGTCGCCGCCCTATCGCAGATTTATAATCTGCCTTTGTCGGATGCAGGCGGCGGTGGCTTGTTCTCGCTGCACCATGTCGCGGGCTTTCGCAACGGCACGATGCTGGAAATGCATCTCGGCAATGCGCGACTGGAGCGCGCGCTGTTCACCAACGCGCCGGAGCCGGAAAACGGCTTCCTGGCGGTGCCGACCGATCCGGGCATCGGCCTCAATCTCAATCGGGACTTGATGCGCGACAGCCTGATCAAGGAGGTCTAA
- the kdpC gene encoding potassium-transporting ATPase subunit KdpC produces MFAYLRPALALTVLFTILTGLAYPLAFTGIAQVIAPQAANGSLIVKDGHVLGSALIGQEFKSDRYFHGRPSATTMPDPNDPTKTVDAPYNASASTGTNLGPTSEALYKSISERAAALGPGPAPADLVTSSASGLDPDISPAAAFIQVNRVAAARGMAPDSLRALVEAQVQGRLFGILGERRVNVLALNLALDQTKP; encoded by the coding sequence ATGTTCGCCTATCTTCGCCCTGCCCTTGCGCTGACGGTTCTGTTCACGATCCTGACCGGCCTCGCCTATCCACTGGCCTTCACTGGCATCGCCCAGGTGATCGCGCCGCAGGCGGCCAATGGCAGCCTGATCGTCAAGGACGGGCACGTCCTCGGTTCAGCGCTCATCGGCCAGGAGTTCAAGTCCGACCGTTATTTCCATGGTCGTCCGTCAGCCACGACCATGCCGGATCCGAATGATCCGACAAAGACCGTGGATGCGCCCTATAATGCGTCGGCCTCTACCGGCACCAACCTCGGCCCGACCTCGGAGGCGCTGTACAAGAGCATCTCTGAGCGGGCGGCGGCGCTTGGCCCAGGCCCGGCCCCGGCCGATCTCGTCACGTCGTCCGCCTCCGGCCTCGACCCGGACATTTCGCCGGCGGCGGCGTTTATCCAGGTCAATCGCGTCGCTGCGGCGCGCGGCATGGCCCCTGATAGTCTCCGCGCCCTGGTGGAAGCCCAGGTCCAAGGCCGGTTGTTCGGCATTCTCGGCGAACGGCGCGTCAATGTTCTGGCTTT
- a CDS encoding CoA transferase, whose product MALRPLPIIWKALDLPDAALDRIAFTGLANLPSAFPVTELAASSIGAACLALSELIGTIGEAPRVAVDRRLSSLWFGISIQPVEWPLPAIWDPLAGDYLARDGWIKLHTNARHHRAAALKVLDCAGERGVVAEAVKTWSANDLEAAVVEAGGVAAVLRSGADWARHPQGAAVAAEPLIAFASADVGQPRWSPRPARPLAGLKVLDLTRILAGPISTRFLAGYGADVLRIDPPDWDEPGVIPEVTLGKRCAHLDLHADTDRRTFERLLARADVLVHGYRPGALDGLGFGEAQRRKINRDLIEVSLDAYGWTGPWKGRRGYDSLVQFSSGIAAAGMAWKGGDHPVSLPVQALDHATGYLLAAAVIRQLIGRQQGGKLASARLSLARTAALLVSLRELASEPNWTEGGVADVAAAIETTPWGDARRYHPPADIVGAPMRWERGGQRLGSSKPMW is encoded by the coding sequence ATGGCTCTGCGTCCGTTGCCGATCATCTGGAAGGCCCTTGATCTGCCGGACGCGGCGCTCGACCGTATCGCTTTCACGGGGCTCGCCAATCTTCCTTCTGCCTTTCCCGTCACGGAGCTAGCGGCGAGTTCCATCGGGGCGGCTTGCCTCGCTCTGTCGGAATTGATCGGCACAATCGGCGAGGCGCCGCGCGTCGCTGTGGATCGGCGCCTGTCCTCGCTTTGGTTTGGGATATCGATCCAGCCGGTCGAATGGCCCCTGCCCGCCATTTGGGATCCGCTGGCTGGCGATTATCTGGCCCGCGACGGCTGGATCAAATTGCACACCAATGCCCGGCATCACCGCGCCGCCGCGCTCAAAGTTCTCGACTGCGCCGGCGAACGCGGCGTCGTCGCGGAAGCCGTCAAAACCTGGTCGGCGAATGACCTTGAAGCCGCTGTGGTGGAGGCCGGGGGCGTCGCTGCGGTGCTGCGCTCCGGCGCTGATTGGGCGCGGCATCCGCAAGGCGCGGCCGTGGCCGCCGAACCGCTGATTGCTTTTGCTTCGGCGGACGTCGGCCAGCCGCGCTGGTCGCCCCGGCCCGCGCGTCCACTTGCGGGCCTCAAAGTCCTCGACCTCACCCGTATTCTCGCCGGGCCGATCTCGACGCGTTTCCTCGCCGGCTATGGCGCCGATGTGCTGCGTATCGATCCGCCCGATTGGGACGAGCCCGGCGTTATTCCAGAAGTGACGCTTGGCAAGAGATGCGCGCATCTCGATCTGCATGCGGATACCGACCGTCGCACCTTCGAACGGCTGTTGGCTCGCGCCGATGTTCTCGTTCACGGCTATCGGCCAGGCGCGCTCGACGGGCTCGGTTTTGGCGAGGCGCAGCGGCGCAAGATCAATCGCGATCTCATTGAAGTCTCGCTCGACGCCTATGGCTGGACCGGGCCGTGGAAGGGCCGGCGCGGCTATGACAGTCTCGTTCAGTTCAGCAGCGGCATTGCCGCCGCGGGCATGGCCTGGAAAGGAGGGGACCATCCGGTTTCCCTGCCCGTGCAAGCCCTCGACCATGCCACCGGCTATCTGCTGGCGGCGGCGGTGATCCGTCAGCTCATCGGGCGCCAGCAAGGCGGGAAACTGGCCTCGGCGCGGCTATCGCTCGCGCGCACGGCGGCGCTGTTGGTCAGCCTGCGCGAATTGGCGAGCGAACCGAACTGGACGGAGGGTGGCGTGGCAGACGTTGCGGCTGCCATAGAGACGACACCGTGGGGCGACGCGCGACGCTATCATCCGCCAGCCGACATCGTCGGCGCGCCGATGCGTTGGGAGCGCGGCGGGCAGCGGCTCGGCTCTTCCAAGCCGATGTGGTGA
- the kdpA gene encoding potassium-transporting ATPase subunit KdpA, whose translation MTPDLIQAALYALVLVACAVPLGAYMAKVATGGFKSLAPIERAVLGVAGVNGDTGQRWTAYAFSLLAFNAVGFLLLYLILRFQNFLPFNPQGFDGMSADLAFNTAVSFVTNTNWQSYGGETTLSNFSQMAGLTTQNFVSASSGMAVAVAVARGLASRQTRTIGNFWLDMTRMTLFVLLPLSIIFAFVLLYTGSPQTLASSVDATTLEGGKQTIALGPVASQIAIKQLGTNGGGFFNVNSAHPFENPTALSNFLEMLAILVIPVAFCFTYGRLVGDRRQGRALFIAMGILLVVGFIGLYGAERWGNPLHAGLIDTAAGNMEGKETRFGIIGSVLWAVVTTAASNGSVNAMHDSLTPLGGLIAMLNIQLGEIIYGGAGVGLTGMLLFVVLTVFMAGLMVGRTPEYLGKKIEAREVKLAALTLLVMPVGMLSFAALAIATGHAHSSVQDAGPHGLSELLYAYSSATGNNGSAFAGFNANVVWHNTFLGLSMLIGRFGYIIPILAIAGSLALKKTTPASAGTFPTHGPIFIILLVATVLIVGALTFLPVLALGPIAEHVSMLAGQKF comes from the coding sequence ATGACCCCTGATCTCATCCAGGCGGCGCTCTATGCGCTCGTGTTGGTCGCCTGCGCGGTGCCGTTGGGCGCCTATATGGCCAAGGTCGCTACTGGCGGCTTCAAAAGTCTCGCGCCGATCGAACGCGCGGTGCTCGGCGTTGCCGGTGTCAACGGCGATACGGGCCAGCGCTGGACGGCCTATGCCTTCTCTCTCCTGGCATTCAATGCGGTAGGCTTTTTGCTGCTCTACCTCATTCTGCGCTTTCAGAACTTCCTGCCGTTCAATCCGCAGGGGTTTGACGGCATGTCCGCGGACCTTGCTTTCAACACGGCGGTTTCCTTCGTCACCAATACGAACTGGCAGAGCTACGGCGGCGAGACGACGCTGTCGAACTTCAGCCAGATGGCCGGCCTGACGACGCAGAACTTCGTGTCCGCCTCGAGCGGCATGGCGGTGGCTGTCGCTGTGGCGCGTGGCCTCGCTAGCCGTCAGACACGCACGATCGGCAATTTCTGGCTCGATATGACGCGCATGACCCTCTTCGTCCTGCTGCCGTTGTCGATTATTTTCGCCTTCGTGCTGCTCTACACCGGCTCGCCGCAGACCTTGGCCAGTTCGGTCGATGCGACGACGCTTGAAGGCGGCAAGCAGACCATCGCGCTTGGCCCGGTGGCCTCGCAGATCGCCATCAAACAACTCGGCACCAACGGTGGTGGCTTCTTCAACGTCAACTCGGCGCATCCATTCGAGAACCCGACGGCGCTCTCCAATTTCCTGGAGATGCTGGCGATCCTCGTCATCCCCGTCGCCTTTTGCTTCACCTATGGCCGCTTGGTCGGTGACCGCCGCCAGGGGCGCGCGTTGTTCATCGCCATGGGCATCTTGCTGGTGGTTGGCTTTATCGGCCTCTACGGCGCCGAGCGCTGGGGCAATCCGCTTCATGCCGGCCTCATCGATACGGCCGCCGGCAATATGGAGGGCAAGGAGACCCGTTTCGGGATCATCGGCTCGGTGCTCTGGGCCGTTGTCACCACGGCGGCCTCGAACGGCTCGGTCAATGCCATGCATGACAGCCTGACGCCGCTTGGCGGGCTGATTGCCATGCTCAATATCCAGCTTGGCGAGATCATCTATGGCGGCGCCGGCGTCGGCCTCACGGGCATGCTGCTGTTCGTCGTGCTGACCGTCTTTATGGCTGGCTTGATGGTCGGTCGCACGCCGGAATATCTGGGCAAAAAGATTGAGGCGCGCGAGGTGAAACTGGCGGCGCTGACCCTGCTCGTCATGCCCGTCGGCATGCTCAGCTTCGCAGCGCTCGCCATCGCCACCGGGCATGCTCACTCGAGTGTGCAAGATGCCGGCCCACACGGCCTGTCGGAACTGCTCTACGCCTATTCGTCGGCCACGGGCAATAACGGCTCCGCCTTCGCTGGCTTCAACGCCAATGTGGTCTGGCACAATACGTTTCTCGGCCTGTCGATGCTGATCGGCCGGTTTGGCTATATCATTCCGATCCTGGCCATCGCCGGCTCACTGGCGCTGAAGAAAACGACGCCCGCCTCCGCCGGTACGTTTCCGACCCATGGCCCGATCTTCATCATCCTGCTGGTCGCCACGGTTCTGATTGTCGGCGCCCTCACCTTCCTGCCGGTCCTGGCGCTCGGCCCGATCGCCGAACACGTGTCCATGCTCGCTGGCCAGAAATTCTAA
- a CDS encoding GntR family transcriptional regulator: MSGTSSSTNSLRVYQELAQQILSGVLTPGHKLEEKVLAEQFGVSRTPVREALRELGARGLVDFTPRRGGVVAEISISQLADMLEAECEIEGLCAKLATQRMTALDKGNLLEIHRLAMQLGGTRSEATYRRLNNEFHDLICAGARNKTIATSARELRERLAAFRQTQSSSLKERMERSNEDHEAIVRAILAGQPEAAYEAMRKHNARLSSDVLRQLSRNAAPTSTK, encoded by the coding sequence ATGAGCGGCACTTCATCGAGCACCAATTCTCTGCGCGTCTATCAGGAATTGGCGCAGCAAATTCTCAGCGGCGTCCTGACGCCGGGCCACAAGCTTGAAGAAAAAGTTTTGGCCGAACAGTTCGGTGTGTCCCGCACGCCGGTTCGCGAGGCGTTGCGCGAATTGGGCGCGCGCGGGCTCGTCGACTTTACGCCGCGCCGTGGCGGGGTCGTGGCCGAGATCAGCATTTCCCAACTGGCCGACATGCTGGAAGCCGAGTGCGAGATCGAAGGGCTTTGCGCCAAGCTGGCGACGCAGCGCATGACCGCGCTCGACAAAGGAAATCTCCTGGAAATTCACCGCCTGGCGATGCAGCTTGGGGGCACCCGATCGGAAGCAACCTATCGCCGGCTCAATAACGAGTTCCATGATCTGATCTGCGCTGGCGCGCGCAACAAGACCATTGCAACGAGCGCGCGCGAATTGCGCGAACGTCTGGCTGCTTTCCGACAAACGCAATCGAGCAGTCTGAAGGAGCGCATGGAGCGCTCCAACGAGGATCACGAAGCGATCGTCCGAGCCATCCTCGCCGGGCAACCGGAAGCCGCCTATGAGGCGATGCGCAAACACAATGCACGCTTGAGTTCCGATGTGTTGCGCCAGCTCTCGCGCAATGCAGCGCCGACTTCAACGAAATAG
- a CDS encoding tripartite tricarboxylate transporter substrate-binding protein, protein MILHARALRALTIVCAGVLASFTAAAQAQTADNFYKGKTVKIVLPTAPGGSTSLYGLLIAEHLQRHIPGNPVVTTEYRIGAGGIVAANYVYNAAPKDGTVITMLISGLLAEDTQPDAVKFKAAKFRYIGRAADLPRAFVAWHAAGINTIDDARKRQVALGSSGAGALTSIHPLLVNDIYGTKFKIVNGYGGAGTTYLALERGEIDATTVAWEGLVAQHADWLRDGKIKVLATMGSRQFTGYETVPKVESLAKTAEDRELLAYSVHYADVGQALAAPAEIPEDRLQILRRAFDAMVKDPAFIATTKAKNVEIEPMTGEDLQAFVDKAAQRSPKISARMRALVNAE, encoded by the coding sequence ATGATCTTGCACGCACGGGCTCTTAGAGCGCTGACAATCGTCTGCGCTGGCGTCCTCGCCAGCTTCACAGCCGCCGCTCAAGCGCAAACCGCCGACAATTTCTACAAGGGCAAAACCGTCAAAATCGTCCTGCCGACCGCGCCCGGCGGCTCGACCTCGCTTTACGGCCTGCTGATCGCCGAACATTTACAGCGCCACATTCCCGGCAATCCCGTCGTCACCACCGAATATCGCATTGGGGCAGGGGGCATCGTCGCCGCCAATTATGTCTACAACGCTGCGCCAAAGGACGGCACGGTGATCACCATGCTAATCTCCGGCCTGCTGGCGGAAGACACGCAGCCAGACGCGGTCAAATTCAAGGCCGCTAAATTCCGCTACATCGGTCGGGCGGCTGACCTGCCACGCGCCTTCGTCGCCTGGCACGCAGCCGGCATCAACACCATCGACGATGCCCGCAAGCGCCAGGTGGCGCTCGGCTCGTCTGGCGCCGGCGCACTCACGTCGATCCATCCGCTTCTCGTCAACGATATCTACGGCACCAAATTCAAAATCGTGAACGGCTATGGCGGTGCTGGCACGACCTATCTGGCGCTTGAGCGCGGTGAAATCGATGCGACGACCGTGGCCTGGGAGGGACTGGTCGCCCAGCACGCCGACTGGCTGCGCGACGGCAAGATCAAAGTGCTGGCCACCATGGGCAGCCGCCAATTCACCGGCTACGAAACCGTGCCAAAGGTCGAAAGCCTGGCCAAGACCGCCGAGGATCGCGAGCTGCTCGCCTATTCCGTCCACTATGCCGATGTTGGACAGGCTCTGGCAGCGCCGGCCGAAATTCCGGAAGACCGGCTGCAGATCCTACGCCGTGCTTTCGACGCCATGGTCAAGGATCCAGCCTTCATCGCCACGACCAAGGCCAAAAATGTCGAGATCGAACCGATGACTGGCGAAGACTTGCAGGCCTTCGTCGACAAGGCCGCGCAGCGGTCACCGAAGATCAGCGCGCGCATGCGCGCCTTGGTCAACGCTGAATAA
- a CDS encoding alpha/beta fold hydrolase produces MADSKGGVVLLHGHGRTGRSMASIATSLQRSGYSTFAPSYRSPGRSMAHIVEHLRPQINRFAGETGGPLHFVTHSLGGLVARALIASHRPQKLARVVMLAPPNRGSELADILFGLRLNRLVLGPVGPHLRTGRTRIDKELLGEVDYDLGIIAGDRPLDPVFPRLLLPRPNDGKVSVASTRLQGMRDHIILPVSHTLMVYDRRVIAQVLAFLETGAFNR; encoded by the coding sequence GTGGCAGACTCGAAAGGCGGAGTTGTTCTTCTGCACGGACATGGCCGTACTGGTCGATCGATGGCTTCCATCGCCACCAGCCTGCAGCGGAGTGGCTATTCTACTTTCGCGCCGAGTTACCGAAGTCCAGGGCGATCGATGGCCCATATCGTCGAGCATCTGAGGCCGCAGATCAACCGGTTTGCAGGGGAGACGGGCGGCCCTCTGCATTTTGTGACCCACTCTCTTGGCGGCCTCGTCGCGCGGGCCTTGATCGCTTCGCATCGGCCCCAGAAATTGGCGCGCGTGGTGATGCTGGCGCCGCCCAATCGCGGCAGCGAGTTGGCTGATATTCTGTTTGGGCTCCGCCTCAATCGTCTGGTGCTCGGGCCAGTCGGTCCGCATTTGCGGACAGGGCGGACTCGGATCGACAAGGAGCTGCTGGGAGAGGTCGATTATGATCTCGGCATCATCGCCGGCGACCGTCCGCTCGATCCTGTCTTTCCCCGGCTTCTGCTGCCGCGCCCTAACGATGGCAAAGTGTCGGTGGCTTCGACACGCCTGCAAGGTATGCGTGATCATATCATCTTGCCCGTGTCCCATACATTGATGGTGTATGATCGCAGGGTTATCGCTCAGGTCCTGGCCTTTCTGGAAACTGGCGCTTTTAACCGATAG